The nucleotide sequence GATCCTCCCTTCAAGGTCCTTATCCTCCCTCCTACCCATGGTCCAAACGACACATTGAACATATGTTTTTAAGGATGGTGAACACGAAAATGACCTTGGTCTCTTAATTGAACCTCATCTCCCTACATCCTaagtgaaaattgtaaaaaaataacatttaatCAAGAGCGACATAATGAAAGATCAAAACCTTGACCGAATTGATTTGGAATTTCTACGGCGACGAGtcgatttgatcatttttcaatattttgactcatcccaaaaatttcatttctggcCAAAAATCACACTAGTAGATAATCTCCGGCAGGAATTTGCTGAGATGGTAATGGATTTATGAAGGtggaataaattaaaatttagttgAGAGCTCTGAATTCAGATCGATGAAAAATGATGgtatttggtcatttttcaagtatcaaGCACATGAAACGTTTTCGCGTCAAAAAGAATGCGGCCATTTCAATTGATTTCTTtctaaatctttgaaaatgctcaaaaaaattttgattacgagagctttgaaaatttatgttctCAAAGAATATGTAGATAAGAAATCGTACGTATTGTTAAGATCGGTACGAGACACCTCAAAATATTTCCTTGTACGTGTATTATTCTATAAACATCGTGAAAACTTCGGCTCAACTTTTCAATTCATTGTTTTCAAATAGGTCTGTGGTTTTAATTTCACAGCAAAATAATATCATTTCTAAATCAGCAACAGAGATAATGCGTGACTTATACATAGAATTGATGACCATATGAATAACTAATATTCTCATCATATCAGTCAATACGAGTATACCAATTTATCATGAAACTCAATTTACCTAGTTTACACCCACTTTTATGACGTAGGTACTATACTACGTATTAACAAGTAACAGTAAGTATACTGTACATCTGCTTTTACAGCATGACAACTGACAAGGGTACGAAATTTCAGTTAAAATGAAATCATCGaaattgttatcaatttttcaactcgtgattattttttttacagcgaTGAATCATACATCGATAGTACTTTATTTAATATCTGAGGTTTCCAGACATCTGAAACACATACGCAAAAGTACTCCCGATATTCTCAGAGCCTAATATGTATACAGTTGTTTTGACCAGAAAATCGCACACCTACatagaaatttcatttaaaaaactcaaCCTTGAACACGTATCAACAagtcaatttgaaatattcaaccACAGGACAGGACATGTGACACGAATTGCGCTAATTTATTACCAGAGTTACTTCAAATTACCTGACATCTTTTTCTTGGATAAGACACGTAAGACTGTTGGCACCGGTGGCATTTGTCGAAACGTCAGACGGCTTCTTAGTCGTTCCATTCCAACTGTTATTTTGTTTCGAATTCGACGGTACtggaattattttatttatgagGTTACGTTTCCACTGCATCGTCTTACGCTTCTTAACCGCTTCCAGCAGTCTTCGCGCTGCGGGCTTTCCCATGCCTATGTTCTCTAAATCGGAAGCTTGTACGAAGTCGAAATGCGATAATCTGGTAACCTGTTGAAATGCGATAAAATGAATTTCgggaattcgaaaaataattattacatcGTAAAATgcatttcgtatttttattcatcGCGAACAGATGGATATCTTTCAATaacatgtatttttatttaaagacgtaattttttccaattcgtaAGATTcgctttttattaattatttggAAAACATCGAGTTGGTACTAAGAAATCGTAATCGATGAATTATTAATAACTTCGTTTCGATGTTAATTACGTTAAAATGGACGGGGAAAATACCCATCAAAAAAACTaacgtatactcgtacatcggTAATTTATGAAAGTGATATTTCCAATAAATACGTATTCTTTCAGGTATAGAAATGTCAATATTctaagtgcaaaaaaaaaaaaaaaaatacacctcgATGTAATGCAATGACAGAACACAATGCACGTATTatgaattaaattcaaaacaacGGTTGTTTCTTTACACGGAAATAATAGTTTCATAATGGTTAATTACTTCATTTCGACTTTCCGAGAAaggaaaaaacacacacacacatgtACTAGAAACACTATACGAATACACGTTATGTTTGCATGGTCCTGGATCGAAACGATGGAAAAAATAGCATATATACTAATCCATTTTTTGAGGTAAATAATAATAGGCAGATCAGCAATTAAGCTGTACAAAAGttcatttaaattcaaaaaaatttcacaagtaTATCAATaaatatttcgattttgaatTACTTTTGTAAAACATactaaaaatctgttttcaatAAACGAAAATCTTCGAATTCTGAGAAGCCACAACACGtatcattcattaaaaaaaaaaaaaaaatagaattcatATTCACCTGCAGCTCATTTCGTATCCGAGATGAAAACTGTTCCAACTGTACGTCTTGCAGTATCTCACAAAGCCACTCAATATCACTGACATCCTCTGCCATGTTGACTGGTAATAtcctataaaaattttaataaatttaaatttaccctATAACTGTACgacatacatataataattcAATGTTAGGTAGGTTCTTGGGCTATTATTAGAAGCAGATCCGAATTTCAAAGtgtaatttaaatatttatacTAATGTGCTCCTAACAGGATAAATTAATATAACAAAATAAGATACATCCGGTACCAATGAATAGaggaaaattaaaacttgaaatacatTGCACCTATTGTTTATTTAAGTGACATACCGACGAGATATCCGCTTAAagaaattgttggtaaattttacGACTATTAGGAATATAGAAACTTGTTATTAACACCACAAATACCAGTGTAGAATGTGGATACAAAATGTAGTAATTGCGATAATTTCTATGTCAAACGAGTATATATTCCAATACGCAATCGTTACATCATTTGCCCACCATTTTATGGCAATGACGACCGACGACGAGTCCCCTtactgtgaattttttcagcgaATCATCAACTTTCGAAGAGATTTGATGAATCTGCGTGgttcaaatttgaagaatttcctatggttttcaaaaaggtattcataaattttcaattggttCAGCAAACAGAAGATGAGAACAGGGAGATTGAATTTCATCTCAATGTAAACTGAAACCATCAGTTTTAAATGTGATATGAGATGAATGAGAGTGTTTCTTTCTATTTGATACTACCTTTGGTCACTGCCTCACAGGTTTCCTATCTTCGTAATCCTACATACGAGTTTTCCTTCTCAGTTCTCTCCATCAGATCGATACAACGAAACAATACCAAACTCATTAAGTTGGTATTATGCCTATTTACGAATTTCTAATCACacttttgataagaaaaataacAGTTCATGGCGTAAAATCAAAACAGAATTACAAGTTATCttgaatcaatcaaaaaattactcatatcACTTTCCATGCAAATCGCAAATCGATTAAATATCAAACAATCGTGTCGGAGGTCTTTTCGATTGTTAATTCTATTATGCTTAAATGCACCTAGGTCGCTCTACTTCATATTACTCATTTGTAACACAACCTTTACCTATCTGTTTCACAGTGATAAATTTTGCAAATAGGAAACTATTTATCaagttttgaccattttttaaaattggatacCAGATTCGAgttcattcagaaaaaaagttgtagtGAGTAAGatgatctcaaaaattgaattccgatgttatcaaaaatatcaagttcATTCGAGTTCAACTGCTCTGATCTGACgttatattttttgcatttggaATCTATTTAGCAAAATTACATATATGAATCAAGATAAACCAATCTGATCACACCAGAGGttgaaataatatgtaaatTTCACCAATGAATATTTTGTTAGTCCTGAGAATTATTTTGTAATGTGTGCCCGGACTGATAATGAGTTGAAATGACGCAGCCAAGGAAGCGTGATCAAAATATCAAGTTCAATATCTTAATTGCTTTCTTATATttggttgaaaataaattttgaagacaCCCTTCGCTGTTGAAGGGTTAATGGAATCACACAATAGGTAGAAGTACACACGTCAAACACAATGCCATTCAAAGTCGCTGCATAGCTGCATATTAAGTGCATACGCAGGAGTAGTAAAATAAACAATGCACATAGACTTGCATGAGTAACAATACTACTAGAAACAATAACGAAATACAAATTCCAAAATCGCATTAATTTCTTACACAATGCACAggtgagaaatgaaaaatctcaaatgatTGAATCGGGCGTAGATCACCTGGGTGGATCGTGAGTTTTGAGGAAGGTCAGGAGCTCagcaaaaataatttacatGCGGGTCAATATATCATAGAAACTGAAGATTTTAACTCACTTGAAAAGTTACAGAACTTCTGCGAATGTTTGAAATGTACCAAGTAGATCACATACGCTCAACAATGCAGAAAGATTTCGAAGACcacatgatttttggaaatttgatatCTCGAATAACGCGGAACAACAGGAAAATAACACGCAAAATTCATCTACAAATTTACTCGATACGAAAATGAACACATCTCTCGTTTCGATCGACGCCTCAACGACGGTGCGGGGACTAAACCGAAAAGCGAAAACATACGAATGTAACGTAAACTAATGACgaattacgtaaaaaaaaattgtggggaAGGCCTGggggagaaattgaaaaaaaattgtaacaaaaacaAAGCTAATTTGCACCTTTTGTCGAATGAACTGTGAAGTGTGAACataaactggaaaaatttcatgggGTATTGGAAACAATCCAAAACAGTAAACACACACGATGTTGAGTTGAACCAGCTGATCGTATTCAACTTCAACTCACCTGCTGTTGTGTTTCCAGCTTTGTTGTGTTGACGTGTTGAATTTTACGTCATTCATGAATTTCTGGAAACGTCAAACGCCCGAacggtcaaaaataaaaatgtcaattcaaatttcattctgTATTGTTAGCGTTGAGTGTTTAATTTAAACTTTTAACCTCAAATTAAGTTATCTTGCAACTTTATTTTATCTTATCGCGAAAAGCATTAATGTTtacaaatgacaaaaatatgaaaacaaaaagtGTTTCGAAATGGGCGAAAGTTGAATGTgtataaaaaagttgaatgaagCACTTCATTGGAAATGATTCATCATTCCAGTTTTACTACATAGTaccatacaaaaaaattgattatttaaaaatgtaaacaaagaCCTCAAAGACCTAAACAAGTAAAAATTCATGGAGATTGTAAAGGTACAAACCAACATTTTTCTCATCTTAGTGATGCAGTTGAATAACTCGTGGTAAATTAAATGTCGGTTTTTGATCGTCAACATCCATCTGTTGCGTAGTTACTTTGTTGGACAAAAACATTCACGTCGTTGAAAAGTATCTAGTTATCAGTTTCAATAGGTTAACATGGCTCATTTTGACAGCCACCAAACAATTCAGAAATTCTTCTATGAAACAAGCCGCATTTCAAAGTCTTTGGCTACTGAAGAAGTTCCCATTGAACACTCGCCGTTATTATCGATTCTGAGGCCATACCAGCTCGAAACCGTCAAATGGATGACATGGAGAGAATTGCAAAGTTCTCGTGTTAACAGTAAGCTTGTTTTTTGAtactaaaaatataaattcaaacAATCTATTATACTTGATGTTTTCTCTTTGTAGTAGGTGATTGGCGAATAGATACGCCATTAGGTGGCATTTTAGCTGATGAAATGGGTTTAggaaaaactgttgaaatgtTGGCGTGCATTTTGGGACACCGAAAGAAGAAGGTATGATTATGTTATTCTAAGAAAATGTTTTGTTTGTGATGACTTGACCAACATTTATATTCCATGTTTCCTTCAACGCAGAAAAACGAAGACGCAGAAGAGATCGATTCTTCCCTTCAAATGAATTCGACAATTTCATCGTCGGAATGTACGAAAGAAACTATCGACGATAGCGATATTTCACTTCCTCTCAATTCATCCGAATTACTCGATACGGGCAATGAAACAGCAATGTCCCTGGATTCATCAGTTTCTTCTTCAGATGGCCTCCTAGAAAAGACATCGTCATCCTGTGTTTCTACCGAATCAAATGGACGGAAAgctcaaaaaagaaagaattcaGAATACGATTCACCAGTTCTAGAAAAAAGACCAGCTCTCTCATctataaaaattaatcgaacgatgaaaaaaaagatgaaagaattattaaaagagtattttgataaattcaaacGACACAGTTTACGGAAACATTCCGTTGAAGAGAGTTTCATCCCCATGTTAGATATCAGCTTCAAAGTCATTATACTAAACCGATTTTATAACGCGTTTAAAGATCATTACTCCAGACAGCAAACTTGGGGATTTCTATTGACAGAGTTCAACGTCGATGATACCGAAAGTATTGGATACTCTGTACTAGAAAGAGAAATGCGaaagaaaatgtcgaaaaacgaaaaatccaCCGATGATTTTTCAGATGcggatttcatgaaaataacaGCGTatatcgatgaatttttaaccgaaaaaattatgcagaaatttgaaaaggattttaaaaacatattgGCTTATAGTTTACACTTGGATGCTGGAAATGATACTGTTCTGTTCGATGGCGATGATGTAGCTTGCAAATGCGGATCTGATAAAGCACAGGGCAAAAAGATCATGTGCACGAAATGTAATAAGTTTCAACATTTACTCTGCGTGGGATTAGATCATACTTTCGATAAATTCGACGAATATATTTGTCCCAATTGTTGGATTAAATCAGATTTGATAGAGTCATCGGCTACCTTGATCGTGATTCCATCGATGCTTACTCTTCAATGGAAACAAGAAGTATGGTTGCTTTACTTTTATCACAGAAAGGTAATATGATTAAtctgatcttttttttcttctttcgacAGATCAAAAAACACGCTGCGAACTGTAATTTAAAAGTTCGAATTTACGAAGGAGTCAATAAAGATTACATGTTACCAAATTTACTCGCATCTTACGATGTAGTCATTGCCAGTTTTGAAACGTTGCGTGCTGAAATTAATTACGCTTCAGAAGTGGTAATTGTTATGTGTATTTTCAAATACGAATATTTGACTGAAATCACCTAAAACGTGTTAAATTTCCATTATTcgtcgtttttattttcattcaggTGGATAAAAATCAACGCTCGTTACGCCAGATCAAacgatattcaatttttggctcacCTTTAACTTGCATCAGCTGGTGGCGTTTGTGTATAGACGAAGCACAAATGGTGGAAAGTGCCAACCATGTGAGTAAAATGGTCAGTCATCTAAAAGCCGAATATCGTTGGGCCATCACCGGAACACCAGTAGGAAACTCGCTTAAAGGTAATTCTGATAATTGCTTTCAGTTATTCAACTGTTCTAGTTCGTAGAATAAAACTATcacgtattttattatttatagaTTTATATGGATTGACTACGTATTTGGGTGTGAAGCCTTTCTGCGATTCGTATCAGTATTTTCAAGCATTACTTTATGGCGATCAATCTCTTCTGCACCTTTTATTCGCTCATCTTATGCGCCGGAATACGAAAAGTGAAGTGAGAGAAGAATTGAAGCTACCGGATCTCAAAACCGAAATCAATTGGTTGTCTTTTACACCCGTGGAAGGATATTTTTACCAATATACGCATTCCactatcgaaaaattatttatgccgaaaattgagaaaatgtgaggaaatttcaagttgatgagAAATTTGCTTGACATTATTCATgctgacatttttttgtattttctattagaaaaaatttggatCAGCGTTTGAGTAAAGCTTGTCGCCGGACTGCGGAGAGTGTTTTAATGCCCATGGTATCGTTACGTCAAGCTTGCGTTCATCCCCAAGTATGTTTCGAACTTCAAACTTTTTTCCTCAattacattttctaaaaattatattcattACAGGCTGTTagtaaagaaaatttcaatttatcgaaAACTACAACTATGGAGAAATTATTGGAACAACTGATTAAGAAAGCTAAAACCGATTGTGAAGATATTTTGAGATTGTATATCATGAATATTCACGGCGCTGCaggaattaaaatttatatGGCGCAATTTTCTGAAGCAGTTTCCTTATACAGAACGGTGTTAtctaaaataaaacaattcgAACATCTGACTATTGATGATTTTCAGGTTGGTAGTCATTTGTAAGAAAAATAGTTTGCCCATAGATCTTGCAGAATAATAATTTATCGAATGTTTTCAGGTGTTACATGCGATGCATAATCTATACGAAACCGAAGCTAAAGATAATGACATTACTTTAACTAACGAAGAACAAAACATACCCGATCAAATAAAGGAGcttcaacaaaaatatattgaaaGAAGACGAGAACCGGTTACCGTTTTATTGCTGAATGTTGAGAAACATTCCAATGAAATCGGGAATTATCTCAAAGATTTCCGTCTAGCTTCATTTGATTGGTGGTCAAGAATGTTCAATCGTctggaatttgatgaaatgagaACTCGAATTTTATCCGAATTGGATAAAATGAACTTGACTTTGGATAACATTCGAGTATTGTAAGAACTGTGATGTTATGTACATTTATTTTACGAAGAgattatgtcaaattttgctattCAAAACCTTGCACTCTTGCAGACTGTCAACTAAGAGTCGTCTTAGTGAAGCGCTCAAATATTGGCTGAGTAAGCTAGAAGATAAAAGAATACTGACTTActcgtttttggaaaaaattaccaaacacaCTGAAGTCTCAACTCTATGCGATGCTGCTGTCGAGTGTCATTTGAGACAAACAA is from Planococcus citri chromosome 1, ihPlaCitr1.1, whole genome shotgun sequence and encodes:
- the LOC135831519 gene encoding E3 ubiquitin-protein ligase SHPRH-like, which translates into the protein MAHFDSHQTIQKFFYETSRISKSLATEEVPIEHSPLLSILRPYQLETVKWMTWRELQSSRVNIGDWRIDTPLGGILADEMGLGKTVEMLACILGHRKKKKNEDAEEIDSSLQMNSTISSSECTKETIDDSDISLPLNSSELLDTGNETAMSLDSSVSSSDGLLEKTSSSCVSTESNGRKAQKRKNSEYDSPVLEKRPALSSIKINRTMKKKMKELLKEYFDKFKRHSLRKHSVEESFIPMLDISFKVIILNRFYNAFKDHYSRQQTWGFLLTEFNVDDTESIGYSVLEREMRKKMSKNEKSTDDFSDADFMKITAYIDEFLTEKIMQKFEKDFKNILAYSLHLDAGNDTVLFDGDDVACKCGSDKAQGKKIMCTKCNKFQHLLCVGLDHTFDKFDEYICPNCWIKSDLIESSATLIVIPSMLTLQWKQEIKKHAANCNLKVRIYEGVNKDYMLPNLLASYDVVIASFETLRAEINYASEVVDKNQRSLRQIKRYSIFGSPLTCISWWRLCIDEAQMVESANHVSKMVSHLKAEYRWAITGTPVGNSLKDLYGLTTYLGVKPFCDSYQYFQALLYGDQSLLHLLFAHLMRRNTKSEVREELKLPDLKTEINWLSFTPVEGYFYQYTHSTIEKLFMPKIEKIKNLDQRLSKACRRTAESVLMPMVSLRQACVHPQAVSKENFNLSKTTTMEKLLEQLIKKAKTDCEDILRLYIMNIHGAAGIKIYMAQFSEAVSLYRTVLSKIKQFEHLTIDDFQVLHAMHNLYETEAKDNDITLTNEEQNIPDQIKELQQKYIERRREPVTVLLLNVEKHSNEIGNYLKDFRLASFDWWSRMFNRLEFDEMRTRILSELDKMNLTLDNIRVLLSTKSRLSEALKYWLSKLEDKRILTYSFLEKITKHTEVSTLCDAAVECHLRQTTAKKACLLCKMESVMMEYENILFNGKMKKKQDDNEKANPLNWNMSAFECILNAILNHARAVYTNNDLTRAADHLKVLSLLKREFKTVRATWTKQCDLVHSYDEVEMAKSRFDAVCGATDKLNNQNPLYQGQYDTYEAASIVAYSRLQSKLGSLHYLMNLEKNYSDKNLANECCPVCQLSADERRGVMSCGHFTCFICMMTLIDRSNGSKVQCPICRNAVSINNITYVHGGGNASANVGEIQGNSSVKIDAITSKVLALKKNDPGVKILIFSTWDKVLDVIEQAFKENGIKFQRFIGGKKQRTCMKMFQGNQEVTALLIRLHCGGKGLNLTEASHIIFAEPVLSIADEKQAIGRIDRLGQTKNMVIHKFIMKSTIEQHLLEMNEAIQKNNAEVSELTFRDLKELFIASANSNG